A region of the Bryobacteraceae bacterium genome:
GCGGAGTTTCCTCCATCCGCCTCAGGTAGTGCGCCCAGCCGCGCCGCGCCCAGCGCAGCGTCAGCTCCATGGACGCCTTCGCTTCGGCGTGCGATGCCGGATACGGGGTGCACTCGTCGAGCATCATCAGGATGTCGCTGCCCAGGGCGAGCTGGACGTCCACCACTGACTCCGGGGTGAACAGGTGCGCATCCCCATTCAGGTGAGAGCGGAACAGCACGCCCTCCTCGCGCACCTTGCGCAGCTGGCTGAGCGACCACACCTGGAAGCCGCCCGAATCCGTCAGGATGGCGCGCGGCCACTGCATGAACGCGTGCAGCCCGCCGAGCTTCCGGATCACTTCATGGCCCGGCCGCAGAAACAGGTGGTAGGTGTTGGCGAGGATGATCTTCGCGTCGAGTTCCTCGATCAGATGCCGCGGGGTCAGGCCCTTGACGGCGGCCTGCGTGCCCACCGGCATGAAAACGGGCGTTTCCACCGTACCGTGGGCCGTGTGCAGCAGGCCGGCGCGGGCGCCGGTGACCGGACAGACGGCCTGAATCTCAAATCGAATCGTCGGCAAGGGGTAAACTAGCTAGTTTAGCCTCCCATGGCACTGCGCTTCTACAACACGCTCACGCAACAGCTGGAGAAGTTCCGGCCGCTCGACGGCGAGACGGTGCGGATGTACACCTGCGGCCCCACCGTCTACCACTACGTCCACATCGGCAACTTCCGCACCTTCAGCTTCCAGGACGTGCTGCGGCGCGTGCTGCGGATGCACGGCTGGAAGCTGTTCCACGTGATGAACATCACCGACGTGGACGACAAGATCATCCGCAACGCGGTGGCCGAAGGCAAGTCGCTGAAGGAATACACCGAGCCCTATACGCAGGCCTTCCTCGAAGATTCGGCGAAGCTCCGGCTGGAGCGGCCCGAAAAGCTCGTCTTCGCCACCGACCACATCCAGGACATGGTGGAGGCGATCCGGAAGCTCGGCGAGCGCCAGCACACGTATGTGAGCGACGGTTCGGTGTACTTCCGCATCGCGAGTTTTCCCGAATACGGCAAGCTCTCGCACACCAACTTCAGCGGCAACATCGCCGGCGCGCGCGTTGACGTGGACGAGTACGAGAAGGCGGACGCGCGCGACTTCGTGCTGTGGAAGGCGCGCAAGCCGGGCGAGCCGTACTGGGACACGCCGCTCGGGCCGGGACGACCCGGCTGGCACATCGAATGCTCGGTGATGGCGATGAAGTACCTGGGCGAGACCATCGACATCCACGCCGGCGGCGTCGACCTGATCTTTCCGCATCACGAGAACGAAATCGCCCAGAGCGAGTGCATCACCGGCAAGCCGTTCGCCCGCTTCTGGCTCCACTGCGAACACCTGATGGTGGAGGGCCAGAAGATGTCGAAGTCGCTGGGGAATTTTTATACGCTGCGCGACATCCTCGCCCGCGGCTGGGCGCCGGAGGCGGTGCGCTACCTGCTGATCTCGGCGCCGTACCGCAAGCAGCTCAACTTCACCTTCGACGGGCTGAAGGCGGCCGCGGCCGCCATCGAGCGGTTGCGCAATTTCCAGACGCGGCTGGAGACGGAGCGCTTCGATCCGGGCATCGACGAAGAGCAGGAAAAGCGGGCCGCCCGCGCGCTGGCCGGGTATCACGAAGGGCTCGACGACGACCTGAACACGGCCGACGCGCTTGGGGCCGTTTTTGAATTCATCCGCGAGACCAACATCGCGATGGACCACGGCCGGTTCCGCGCCGGCAATGCGGCGAGCGCGAGGCGGCTGCTCGAAGACTTTGACCGCGTCTTTGACGTCCTGCGGCCGACGGTGGCTGAAGGCGCGCTGAGCGATGAAGAAGTGGAGGCGCTGCTGCGCGAGCGCACCGAGGCGAAGAAGGCGCGCGATTTCGCCCGCGCCGACCAGATCCGCGCGATGCTGCTTGAGAAGGGCATCGTCGTCGAGGACACGCGCGACGGCGTGCGATGGAAACGCCGGTGACGATCATCGAAGGGGCTGAAGCGTAGACCCATGAAGATTCAGACGAAAGCCGTGCACGCAGGCGACCGGAAGCGCCCGCAGGAACAGATTCCCGTTTCCACACCGGTCCATTTCGCCGCCTCCTGGATCTGCGCCGACCAGGCCGAGCAGGACCGCATCTTCGCCCACGAGCAGAAGGGCTACGCGTATTCCCGCTACGCGAACCCGACCAACGATGCGCTGGAGGAACTGGTGGCGTCGCTTGAAAACGGCCACGGCGCGCTGGCCTGCTCGTCGGGCATGATGGCGTTGCAGCACGCGCTGTGGTGCGCGCTGGCCGAGCGGCCGAAGCGCATCCTGTGCGCCCGCGACATCTATGGCGCGACGCTGAAGCTGCTCTACGACGTGATGGGGCCGTTCGGTTTCGAGACCGAACTCGTGGACGCCAACGACCAGGCCGCCACCGAAGCGGCTCTCGACCGCTTCCAGCCGGGAGCGCTGCTTGTGGAGACGATCTCGAACCCGCTGCTTCGCGTGGCAGACATCGAGGCGCTGGGGCGGATGTGCCGCGCGCGCAACGTGGCGCTGATCGTCGACAACACGTTCGCCACGCCGCTGCTGGTGCGGCCGCTCGAGCTCGGCGCGCATCTGGTGGTCCACAGCTCCACAAAGTATCTGGGCGGCCACGGCGACACGCTGGGCGGGCTCATCGTCAGCGACGAGGCGCACTTCGAAACGATGCGGCGTTTTTCGCGCGTCAACGGCCCGGTAATGGGGCCGATGGAGGCCTATCTGACGATGCGCGGGATCAAGACCTTCCCGCTGCGCATGGAGCGGCAATGCCAGAACGCGGCGGCTCTGGCGGAGTGGCTGCGGCAACATCCGCGCGTGGAGCGGGTGTTTTATCCGGACGACCCTGCGCACCCGGACGCGGCCATCATCCGCCGCCTGCTGCCCGACGGACTGCGGGGCGGCATGGTGAGCTTTGAGATCCGCGGGGCGCGGCGCGAGCAGGTGTTTGCGTTTCTGGACGGGCTGAAGCTGTGCGTCCGGGCGACGTCGCTCGGCGACGTGCACACGATGGTGCTGTATCCGTGGATCGCCTCACACCGCGACGTGCCGCCGGAGCAGAAGGCGGCGATGGGGCTGCGCGAGAACCTGGTGCGCTTCTCGGTGGGCATCGAAGCAGTGGACGACATCATCGCCGACATCGGGCAGGCGCTCGGCTGAGGCGCTTCAGTCGGACCCTTTCCACTGTTCCATCAGCGCGCGGCTGCGGGCGCGGGCGTGGTTGGTGGCGGTCTCGACGGCAGAGATCAGCATCGCCCTCAGGCCGTGCCGTTCGAGTTCGTGGATGGCCGAGATGGTGACGCCGCCCGGCGTGATCACCTGATCGCGCAGGATCGCCGGGTGGATGCCGCTTTCCTTGACGAGCCGCGCCGCGCCGAGCACGGTCTGCTCGGCCAGCCGCGTGGCGACTTCGTGCGAGAGGCCCATCTTGAGCCCGCCGGCGATGAGCGCCTCGATCACCATATAGACGTAGGCGGGGCCGCTGCCGGAAAGCGCGGTGACGGCGTCCATGGCGTCTTCGTCGACGAAGCAGACGACGCCGACGGCGCGGAAGATGCGTTCGACGAGGGCGCGGTGTTCCGGCGTGGCGACGCTGTTGGCGCTGATGGCGGTGGCGCCTTCCTCGATGATGACCGGGATGTTGGGCATGGCGCGGAAGACGGGCATGCGGCGCGCCACGAGACGCTCGATGAGGCGGATGGGGGCGACGGCGGCCAGCGAGATGAGGATCTGGCCCTCGTGCAGCACGTCGCGGATCTCTTCGAGCACCGTGCCCAGCACGCCGGGCTTCACGGCGAGCAGGATCAGGTCGCTTTCGGCGGCGGTCTCGCGGTTGCCGCCGGCGCGGGCGCGGATCCCGTAGCGTTCGGCCACTTCGGCGGCGCGCTCCGACGAACGCGTTGTCGCCATGATTTCGCCAGGTTCGGCCACCTTGGCCTTCAGGATGCCGCCGATCAGGGCGGCGCCCATGTTGCCCGCGCCGAGCACCGCGATGCGCTTCTTTTCCTGCATCGAGCCCATTGTAGCCGCGGCCGCGCCACGACCGTGGATGATCCGAATCAGTCCCCATTTCCCTGCTGGACATCCGCAGGCATGAAAATCGCCGCCGGCGGTGCGGCCGCACCATGGCCGCTCGTGCCCGCAGCGCTTCGCGGGGCTTCACTCGCGGCTCCGGGGCGCCAGTGCAGGAGCCCAGAAGCCGGTGATGATGCTTGACGCCGAAATGCGGCTCGGATAGAGTCACCCGCGGATGGGAGATCCAGGCGGATCCTCCCGCCTATCTGGAATGCTGAAAGGAGGTCCCTTATGCAGAGATTTCGCACTCTGCTTCCGCTCCCGGTTCTCGCCCTGGCGGCGGGAATCCTCCTCGGCCAGTCCTACACGGCGAGCATTCGCGGCACGGTGACCGACGCAAGCGGAGCCGCCGTGCCCGGCGCGAAAGTGACGGTGACCGAGGCCGAGCGCAACATCCCCCGCACGGTGACGACGGACGAGGCGGGCCGCTACCTGGTGACCGCCCTTCCCCCGGGCAAGTACACGCTGACGGTGGAAGCCAGCGGCTTCAAGAGGTATGTGCAGAGCGATTTTCCGCTCGCCGTGCAGCAACAGGCCACGATTGACGTGCAGTTGCAGGTGGGCGAAGTGACGACGGCAGTGGAGGTGACCGGCACGGCGCCGCTGCTGAACACGACGATTGCGGCGCTGGGCCAGGTGGTCGAAAACAAGTACATTCTGACGCTGCCGAACCTCGGGCGCGACTCACTGGTGCTGGCCTACCTGACGCCGGGCGTGGTGGGCAGCGCCGGGCGCCGCGGAGACACGAACACGAACTTTGTCGCCAACGGTGCGCGCAACTCGACCTCGGACGTGCTGGTGGACGGCGTCACCGTCACGACCGTCGAGCAGAACTCCGGCATCACCGATCTCAAGTACAAGCCGAGCGTCGATGCGGTGCAGGAGTTCAAGATGCAGACGAACTTCTTCCCCGCCGAGTATGGCCAGACAGGCGGCGCCGTGATCAACATGGTGACGCGCTCGGGGACGAACGAATTTCACGGCACGGGCTACTATTTCTTCCGCCACTCGGACCTCAACGCCAACGGCTGGTTCGCCAACCGCGCCGGCAGCGCGCGGCCCTACTACCGGCGCGATCAGCTTGGCGGCGTGCTGGGCGGCCCGATCAAGAAGAACAAGACGTTCTTCTTCGCCAACTACGAGTACACGAAGTCGAAGAGCCCGCTCAGCTACACGGCGACCTTCCCGACGCCCGAGCAGCGCCGCGGCGACTTCTCGAAGACGTTCTACGGCGATGGCCGGCTGATCCAGATCTATGACCCGTTCGACACCTTCATCAATGCGAGCGGGCAACTGGAGCGGCGGCCCTTTGCGGGCAACATCATTCCGGAGTCGCGCTGGGACCCTGTGGCCAAAGCGGCGTTGAAGTACTTTCCCGAACAGAACCAGGTGACCAACCCGATCACGAACACGAACAACTGGTTTGCCCAGGGGATCAATGAGGGCATCAGCCACGGGTCCCTGATCAAGGGCGACCACAACCTGAACGACAAGATGAGGGTGACGGTGCGCTACAGCTACGGCCGCAGCAGTGGAAACCCGCCGAATCTTTTCGGCAAGGGCAACCCGGCCTATACGTTCAACGATGGCCCCAGCGGGACGCGCGTTCATCAGGGCGTTGCGGACTTCACACGCACCGAGACGCCGACGCTGATCTGGACGGTCCGCTACGGGCACACCTATTCGAGCTACTTCCGGAACCCGATGGAGCCGTTCGACCTGACGACCCTGGGATTCCCGAAATACATGAAGGACAACGCGCCCTACCTGGTGTTCCCAACGCTGGCGCCCGAGGGCTACACCGACATCGGGACCGAAGGCTGGCTGATCATGGACCGGCAGGAGGGCGTGCATCACCTGACCGGCTCGGTGACCAAGATTCTCGCCGGCCACAACCTGAAGTTCGGCGGCGAGTACCGGAAGAACTACCTGGACTACCTCCAGCCCGGCTATCCTAGCGGCCAGTTCAGCTTTGGCTCGCAGGTAACACGCAGGCTCCAGAACGTGGGCAGCAACTACGAGGGCAACGGCCTGGCCACGATGTTGCTCGGCTGGGGCACCGGCGGGCAGTTCCACATCGACCCGAAGGCGTTCACGCGCTCCCGCTACGCCGGAATGTACATCCAGGACGACTGGAAGGTGACGCGGAAACTGACGCTGAACCTGGGCCTGCGTTACGAGTTTGACGTGCCGCGCTGGGAGACGCTGTACCGGCTCAGCTATTGGGATCTGGACGCGCCGGCTCCCTTCCAGGTGCCGGGCTTCGACCTTCGCGGCGTCTACCGGTTCGTTAACAAGGACCGCAAGTCGGACTTCAAGGGTGACTACAACAACTTCAGCCCGCGGATCGGATTTGCGTACGCGCTGGATCACAAGACGTCGATCCGCGGCGCCTGGGGCCTGCTGTATCAGCTTTCGCGGGCGACGGTGTACGGCCATACGGGGTCGGGCTTCAATGTCAACTCGACGCCGACCTTCTCGCTGGATTCCAATGCCACGCTGTTTGCGCGCCTGAACAACCCGTATCCGAACGGGATGCTGTTGCCGCCCGGGAGCTCGCTGGGCGACTGGACGTTCATCGGGCTTGGCGCCGGCACGGTGGTCCCGGACTGGAACCGGAACCCCGAGTACTACTCGTGGAACATCTCCGTTCAGCGGGAGATTGGCTGGCAGTCTCTCGTGGAGATCAACTACACGGGGAGCCGCGGCGCGCACCTCTTCGTGCCGTTCACGAGCCTGACGCCGCTGCACCCGATGTACTGGAGCGAAGGGCGCACGAAACTCCAGTCGCAGGTGCCGAATCCGTTCTATGGCAAGATCACCGATCCCCGCGCCGTCAACCTGAACCGTCCTACGGTGCAACTGTTCCGCCTCTACCGCAACATGCCCCACTTTGACGGCGCCTCCAGCGGCACGGCGGAACCGCCGGCGGGCAGCAGCTATTACCACGCCTTGCAGATGAAGTGGGAGAAGCGGCTGTCACACGGCTTCACGTTCCTCGGCCACTACACCTGGTCGAAGATGATCGATGACGCGTCGATCGGCAGCGGCAACCTGGCCTGGCTGGGCGGAAGCACGGCGATGCAGAACCCGCTGAACCGGAAGCTGGAAAAGTCGCTCTCCGCCCATGACATTGCCCACCGTGCCGTGCTGAGCGGCGCCTACCAGCTCCCGTTCGGCAAGGGCAAGAAGTTTTACGGCGACGCCAACCGGCTGCTCGATGCCTTGATCGGCGGCTGGGAGATCAGCGCCTTCTGGCTGCTGCAAGGGGGCAACCCGTTGCAGGTGTCGCAGTCTGGCGGCGTGCTGTGGAACGGCACACAGCGGCCGAACCTGATTGGCGACCCCTCCACTTCCGGCCGCCTGCAAGACCGGTTGAACGGCTATTACAACCAGAGCGCGTTCTCGCGGCCCGATCCGGACACGTTTGGGACGGCGCCGCGGTATCTGAACTACCGCGGCCCGGGCATCCGCACCATTGACGCCGCGCTGCTGAAGAACTGGACCACGAAGGAAGGCCAGCGGCTGGAGTTCCGCCTGGAGGCGACCAACGCCACCAACACGCCGGTCTTCAGCGACCCGGCCTCCAGCTACGGCGCATCCAACTTCGGCCAGATCACCGGGACGAAAGTCGGACCGCGCAACGTGCAGCTCGGCTTCAAGTATTACTTCTGAGCCGGGCCGTTCGGCCTGAGGGACAGGCCCGCCTCTCCCGAACGGAGGGGCGGGCCTTCTGTTTTTTTCGGCGCGGCTGCGGCACGCCTCAACACACGGCCGCGAGGGGCAGGCGGCAAAGGCGGCTGAATTTGGCGATCACGGAGGACCAGCGGCCTGCGCCGAGGGCGAAGTGGTGGGTGGGCGCCTGCTGGCACCAGCGGTTGACGAATTCGGCCGGCGGGAGCGGGAAGCGGACGCGCGTGTTGGTGTTGCCGATGCGGAGGATGGGGCCGGGGATGGATTCGCCTTCGGCGGTGATCAGTTGGAGACTGCCTTCGGCCGTCTGAGTGACGGCGAGCAGCGTGACCGGGCCGTGGCGGACGCTGAATTCGACGCTGACGCCGTGGCCGCGCTTGCCGTGATAGAGGCCGAGGCCGCGCAGGACGGGCTTTTGTGAACAGAGGGCGAGGTGGCCCGGCCCGTCGTGGCCGACGAGGACGAAGTGGTCGATGAAGTCCATGGCGTAGAGCTCGGTGAAGGCGCCGCCGGCGCCGAGCGAGTCGAGAATCTTCATCGCCACGAGGTTCTTGAGGTCGCCCTCGCCGCTGGCGGGGACGCCACGGGCGGTGAGGAGGGAGTTGCCGAGGATCATGCCGGCGGCGAGGCGCTCGTAAGGGTTGCCATCGAGGCCGCGGTAGTAATAGGCGAGGCCCTGGAGGTCGAACTCCCGGACGAGCCGTTCCAGCGCGGCGGCGACCTGGGCAGCCCAGCGCAGGTCTTCTTCGGGGCAGTCTTCGAGGGTGAAGATTTCGCGGGCCAGCGCCAGTTTCGATTCGGCCTCTGCGGGCGGAGTGGTGCGCAGGCAGCGGTCGAGGTCGCACATTTCGAGCACTTCGACGTGGGCGCCGGTCTGGGCGCTGATCATGGTGAAGTCGGAGTACATGTCGAGCATGCCCGGATAAGTGTGACCGAGGAAACCGAGGCGGGATGTGCGCAGGGCGCGCCAGGCGCGGGCGGCGGCGCGCCACTCGCTGATTTCGCGCTCGGCGTCCGGATCGTCATGGAGCATGCCGCTGACGACCTGGAACGGGACGCGCGAGCGAGCGAAGGCGTTGGCGATCTCCGGCACGCAGCAGGCGGAACAGTTGGCGAGCCACTCGCCGGTGGTGCAGGTCTCGTAGTCGAGCCGCGGAGAGGGCTGGAGGTTCAGGACGACGACAGGCACGCGCGAGCGCTGGACGACGGGAAGCACCTGGCTGGAGGTGGCGTAGGTAGCGGCGTGGCAGAAGATCAGGTCGAGATCGGAAGAGGCGAAGAGGGCGCCGGCCTCGGCGGCGCGCGGGGCGGTATCGACGAGTCCGGCGGAGACGATCGTGTCGCCGGTGGCGGCCAGGCGCCGTTGGATGTCGCCGAGATAGCCTTCCAGCCGCTCCTTCAGTCCCGGGAACTGGGCCCAGTAGGCTTCCAGGCCGATGGCGAAGAGCCCGATGCGCGCGGGAGGGTTGGGTCTGATCGGTGCGAGAAGATCCTCCATGACCATGCAGCATACCCGAGCGGGGAAGGCTCGGGGAGCGCGAGGAAACCGGGAACATGGAGGCGGGCATTCACACGAGTTGGGAGAAAAATTCGCGCGAAAAAAGTTTTGTTTTTGCAGTGCGTTAAGCGAGGGGCCGAAAAATGGTCCGGGCCAGAGGCTGGCAGCGCTGCGCTATGGTATCGCCCGCTGGGAGTTCCCCGGCAAGACGCGATGGAGGTGGGCAAGGAAATGTCTTGGGCGCGGCGGGCGGCGAGAGCGGCGGCATGGCTGTGGGCAGGCATGGCGTGGGCGGCGCCGCCGCTGACGCAGGTGCAGGATGTGCTGTACAAGGCCGACGGGACGCCGTTTCAGGGCTCGGCGGTGATCAGCTGGCGTTCGTTCATCGCGGCCGATGCGTCCAACATCCCGACCAACCAGGTGACGGTGCAAATTGTGGGCGGGCTGCTGCGGGTGCGGCTGGTACCGACGACGAATGCGCGGGAGACGGCGTATTACATTGTCAAGTTCAACGCCGAGGGCCGGACGCAATTCACGGAACTTTGGGCGGTGCCGCCGAGCGCGACGCCGGTGCGTGTGGCCGACATCCGCATCCCGTCGCCGCCGGGTTCGAATGTAACGCCGCCGCCAAGCGTGGTGCAGATTGCCGACGTGATGGGGCTGAGCGAAGCGCTGGCAGCGCGGCCGACCAAGAGCATTGCGTTTGCGCCAGGGCGAGTGGCGTTCATCGATGCGATGGGCGAGATTGCCGCGGTGAGCGGCGCTCCGGGCGATTGCGTGCGGGCCAACGGAACGGTGGGCCCGTGCGGCGGGGCGGCGACGATTGGATTCATCGACATGGAAACGCCGCAGGGGGCGATCAACGGAATCAACCAGGTGTTCCTGCTGAGCCAGGCGCCATCGCCGGCGTCGAGCCTGCACCTGTACCGCAACGGGATTCTCCAGAAGCCTTCCGTCGACTATGTGCTGAGCGGCAACACGGTGACGTTTCTCAGTGTGAGCACGCCGCAACCCGGCGATGAACTGACGGCGAGCTATCGCACGGGCGGGCAGTGAGCGTGGGCGCGCAGGGCGGGGAAGCCTGCGGCGGCGCGGATCCGCGTCAGGGCAGGGGTTTCACCGAGACTTCGCGGAAGTACACGGTGGAATTGGCGTCGTGGTTCTGGAGGCCGATGTAGCCGGCGTCCGGCCGCGGGCCGCGGACCGGCTCGTACCACATTCTGCGCGGCGGGACGGGCGAGCCTTCGCGGTATTCGTTGACGAGAAGGCCATTCAGGGTGACACGCGTCACTGGTCCGCGCAGCT
Encoded here:
- a CDS encoding L-methionine gamma-lyase — encoded protein: MKIQTKAVHAGDRKRPQEQIPVSTPVHFAASWICADQAEQDRIFAHEQKGYAYSRYANPTNDALEELVASLENGHGALACSSGMMALQHALWCALAERPKRILCARDIYGATLKLLYDVMGPFGFETELVDANDQAATEAALDRFQPGALLVETISNPLLRVADIEALGRMCRARNVALIVDNTFATPLLVRPLELGAHLVVHSSTKYLGGHGDTLGGLIVSDEAHFETMRRFSRVNGPVMGPMEAYLTMRGIKTFPLRMERQCQNAAALAEWLRQHPRVERVFYPDDPAHPDAAIIRRLLPDGLRGGMVSFEIRGARREQVFAFLDGLKLCVRATSLGDVHTMVLYPWIASHRDVPPEQKAAMGLRENLVRFSVGIEAVDDIIADIGQALG
- the cysS gene encoding cysteine--tRNA ligase, producing MALRFYNTLTQQLEKFRPLDGETVRMYTCGPTVYHYVHIGNFRTFSFQDVLRRVLRMHGWKLFHVMNITDVDDKIIRNAVAEGKSLKEYTEPYTQAFLEDSAKLRLERPEKLVFATDHIQDMVEAIRKLGERQHTYVSDGSVYFRIASFPEYGKLSHTNFSGNIAGARVDVDEYEKADARDFVLWKARKPGEPYWDTPLGPGRPGWHIECSVMAMKYLGETIDIHAGGVDLIFPHHENEIAQSECITGKPFARFWLHCEHLMVEGQKMSKSLGNFYTLRDILARGWAPEAVRYLLISAPYRKQLNFTFDGLKAAAAAIERLRNFQTRLETERFDPGIDEEQEKRAARALAGYHEGLDDDLNTADALGAVFEFIRETNIAMDHGRFRAGNAASARRLLEDFDRVFDVLRPTVAEGALSDEEVEALLRERTEAKKARDFARADQIRAMLLEKGIVVEDTRDGVRWKRR
- a CDS encoding L-arabinose isomerase, which gives rise to MVMEDLLAPIRPNPPARIGLFAIGLEAYWAQFPGLKERLEGYLGDIQRRLAATGDTIVSAGLVDTAPRAAEAGALFASSDLDLIFCHAATYATSSQVLPVVQRSRVPVVVLNLQPSPRLDYETCTTGEWLANCSACCVPEIANAFARSRVPFQVVSGMLHDDPDAEREISEWRAAARAWRALRTSRLGFLGHTYPGMLDMYSDFTMISAQTGAHVEVLEMCDLDRCLRTTPPAEAESKLALAREIFTLEDCPEEDLRWAAQVAAALERLVREFDLQGLAYYYRGLDGNPYERLAAGMILGNSLLTARGVPASGEGDLKNLVAMKILDSLGAGGAFTELYAMDFIDHFVLVGHDGPGHLALCSQKPVLRGLGLYHGKRGHGVSVEFSVRHGPVTLLAVTQTAEGSLQLITAEGESIPGPILRIGNTNTRVRFPLPPAEFVNRWCQQAPTHHFALGAGRWSSVIAKFSRLCRLPLAAVC
- the proC gene encoding pyrroline-5-carboxylate reductase is translated as MGSMQEKKRIAVLGAGNMGAALIGGILKAKVAEPGEIMATTRSSERAAEVAERYGIRARAGGNRETAAESDLILLAVKPGVLGTVLEEIRDVLHEGQILISLAAVAPIRLIERLVARRMPVFRAMPNIPVIIEEGATAISANSVATPEHRALVERIFRAVGVVCFVDEDAMDAVTALSGSGPAYVYMVIEALIAGGLKMGLSHEVATRLAEQTVLGAARLVKESGIHPAILRDQVITPGGVTISAIHELERHGLRAMLISAVETATNHARARSRALMEQWKGSD